A genomic region of Maledivibacter sp. contains the following coding sequences:
- a CDS encoding DUF2089 domain-containing protein: MKKEVLGICPVCDSKLKVTELGCKKCGTSIRGDFELCKFCYLTKEQKHFAEVFIKNRGNIKEIEKELGISYPTVRRNLDNVIEALGYNPGATEERVNKKEVLEKLSKGEITSEEALKLLKR; this comes from the coding sequence ATGAAGAAGGAAGTCTTGGGAATATGTCCTGTATGCGATTCAAAGCTTAAGGTTACAGAGCTAGGCTGTAAAAAATGTGGGACATCTATTAGAGGAGATTTTGAACTTTGTAAGTTCTGTTATCTTACTAAGGAGCAAAAGCATTTTGCAGAGGTTTTCATAAAAAATAGAGGCAATATCAAGGAAATAGAAAAAGAATTGGGGATATCATATCCAACTGTTAGGCGTAATCTTGATAATGTCATTGAGGCACTTGGCTATAATCCGGGGGCTACTGAAGAAAGGGTAAATAAAAAGGAGGTACTTGAAAAGCTGAGCAAAGGAGAAATAACATCGGAGGAAGCACTAAAGCTGCTTAAAAGATGA